GTCGCGCGAGGCGAGGACTTCGTCGCGGCGGAGCGGTAGCAGGCCCGCCTTCACCGCGTCTTCCTGGCCTGAGCGACTCAGCACGTAGCGGAGCAGTTCTTCGGTCATCGGCGGCATCGGCTTGCCGGCTTCCCATTTCACGACGACGTACAGCTGGCGGACGAGCGGGTAACGGGGATCGACTGCTTCGCCCATCTTCGGGGCGGGAACGACTTCGCCGGTGTTCAGCACGAGCGGCAGGACCTTGCCTTTCGTGGCCGGGGCGAGCGAGAGGCTGAGGTAGCCGACGCCGCCGGGGTCTTTGGTGACGGCTTCGCAAATTTGGGCGTAGCCGTTGCAATCTTTGCCTGCGCGGCTCTTGGCGCCTTCGCCGAGGAAGCGATTCACCAGGTAGCCCCAGGCGCCGGTGCCGGTGCTGCGGCCGTAGAGGTTGATCGGCGTCTTGGCGAGCGAGCCAGTGACGCCGACGTCGCCCCACGTCTTGGCGCCAGGGTTCTCGGCAGCCTCGGGATCTTGCAGGATTTTTACCCCCTGCTCCATCGTCAGCTGCTCGAGCGGGTTGTCGGGATGGACGACGACGCCGAGGACGTCTTTCGCCGTGGCGATGGCGACGATGCCGCCTTGCTTGAGCTCAGTTTCGGTGAGAGGGCGGCTGATGAGGCCGATTTCCATCTCGCCGGCGCCGAGCTTCGGCAGGACTTGGCCCGATTCGAACATTGCGACGTCGAGTTTGGCGTCCGGGTGGATGTGCTTCAGGCCGTCGGCCCAGAGGAGGGCGAGCTGGTTCATCGCCGACGAACCGGCGACCGAAAGCTTGCCGCTGATGGGCGCCTTCGGCAGATACGGCGGCAGGCCGCCGAGGAGGTCGGCCTCTTGCGCCGGAACCGCGGCGACGGCGTTGGCGAGATGGGGCTCGACCGCATGCAGCGGCGCGGCGGTGAACGCCATCAGCGTGGCGATGGCCAAGAATGTCGCGAGACGACGCGACACGTGCGTGCGAATTCCCATTTCGCTTCCTCCCAGATGAATCGGCTAGCTCCGTCCGACGAGCACGGATGGCTCGTCGGGGCCGATCATAACGCAAAACTGGGGGGGCTGGGGAGAGGAATCCGGAGTGGGGGAGTGAAGAGTTTGTGGGCGAGGGTGCTAGCAGTGCGAGTGTGCGTTGTGCACGCGGCTGGTCCCGGGCTATCGAGCTCACTTAGCAATACGCTGTTGAAACCTCAAAGGAAATAGAACCTTGAGGTCCCCTCCCCTTGAGGGGGAGGGGTGAAAGAAGCGGGTACCAGGGCGCCTCCCCCCTCCCCAGCCCTCCCCTCAAGGGGGAGGGAGCCAGAACTTTTACTGGTGACTCATAAGCGGTGGTGGACGACCCCCGGGCGCAGCCCGGGGCTAGACGCGGGCTTTCGCTTTCGAGCCGCTGTGCGCTTTGCCGTTGCTCGACGGGGCGAGCAGGTAGCTCATGTCGCCGAGGCGGTCGAAGGTGATCAACTCGGCGAGGCCGGCGGCGGCGAGTTCGGGCCCGCCGACGTAGCGACCGGGGTTGATCCACTTGTCCATGAGTTCGACGGTTGAACCGAACAGCCCGGCAAGAAGGATGTCCATGTCTTTTTCGAGCTGGCCGAAGTGGCGGGCCCACTCGGCAGCTTCGGCGAGGCCGACGTTTTCTTCGCTCTGCCACCGCATCGGGTGGAACAGCAAGACGCTGCAGGGGGTGACGAGCCGCTTTTGGCAGGCTGCGAACGGCCACAGCGCGGCGGACGAGCATTCGCCGGTGACGATGCCGGTGGCCCGCAGGCCGCGGATCTTGATGAGCGTCATCAACGACATCGCGCAGTAGGGGCTGCCGCCGGGCGAGTCGAAGTAGATGAGGCACTCGCCGCCCGGTTCGATGTCGAGCAAGCGATCGGTCAGCTCCGACTCATGTTCGGTGAGGTCGCCAACGAGGGCAATTTCCGGAATGCGATCGTCTTGTTCTTCCTGGCTCATGCGTGTTTCGCTTGCCTCGTCGATGTCGTGTGGGGCTAGATCGGCATCTTAATGTCGGAGCGGCGAATTCCCCAGGGGGACGCTCCGGCACTAGAAAATTGTAGGTCTATTGTGCGAGAACCGCCACGATTTGGGCGGTTCTGTGCGCTCGGGCGAGGGCGTCGCTAGCGGAACGGTTGTTGCCGCTATCCGCTGCGGGCCTTGCGTCTTAGCATAAACAGTCGCGGCGGCGGCCGGCTGGGCGACCCCCTCTGCGGAGTTGCGAAAAAGTGGCGGCGGCTGCCGGTGGTAGCGGTTTTGGGGGTGAGAGTGGGGTGCGGGCGGTTGTGCGCTGCGAGTTGGTTAATGGTCGAAGAAATGGGACGCGGGTGAGTGCGGTTGCGGCGAGGGATGGGCGGACTTGGTTTTGGTTCGCTCCGGCGGCTCGTTGAGCCGCGGCTACTGGCGTTTTTTCACTGTTTGAGATTGATACGGCATGTCTTACGCCAGTCTTCGTGAATGCGTCGATGATCTTGAGCGGCGCCGGCAGTTGGTGCGGATTGAGTCGCCGGTCGACGCCCATTTGGAGGCGGCGGCGATTCATCGTCGCGTCCATGCGGCCGGCGGGCCGGCGCTCTACTTCGCGAACGTGACCGGCTGCCGGTTCCCGATGGTGAGCAACCTGTACGGGACGATGGAGCGGACGCGGTTGATGTTCCGCGATGCGCTGCATGGGGTCGAGCGGCTCGTGCAGTTGCGGGCGAATCCACAGGCGGCGGCGAAGGAGTTTTGGAAGTATTGGCAGGCGCCGCTCGATGCGCGGTTCATGCTGCCGAAGTCGGTGACCAGCGGGCCGATTTTCGCGGGGCAGACGACGCTCAGCCAGTTGCCGCAGATGCAAAGCTGGCCGCGCGACGGCGGGCCGTTCGTGACGCTGCCGATTGTGTACAGCGAAGACGTCCGCGAGCCAGGACTGCGGCGTTCGAACCTTGGCATGTACCGCGTGCAGCTGGCGGGGAACCAGTACCAACGCGACGCAGAAATCGGTCTCCATTATCAAATTCACCGCAGCATTGGCGTGCACCACGAAGCAGCACGGCGGGCGGGCGAGCCGTTTCGCGTGAACGTCTTCGTCGGTGGGCCTCCCTCACTGGCGGTCGCGGCGGTGATGCCGCTGCCAGAAGGAATGAGCGAACTCGGCTTTGCGGGGGCGCTCGGCCGCCGGCGGGTGCGGATGATTCGCCGGCCGGGGGCGCTGCCGATCATGGCTGATGCCGATTTTTGCATCGTGGGGACGATCGACCCCGACCGCTTGCTGCCGGAGGGGCCGTTCGGCGATCACCTCGGTTATTACAGCCTCGCGCACGACTTCCCCGTGCTGAAGGTTGAAGCGGTGTACCATCGCCGCGATGCGATTTGGCCGTTCACCGTCGTCGGTCGGCCGCCGCAGGAAGACACGATGTTCGGGGAGTTGATTCACGAACTCACGGGGCCGATGATTCCCGTCGTGCTCCCCGGCGTGAAGGGCGTCAATGCGGTCGACGCGGCGGGCGTCCACCCGCTGCTGCTGGCGATCGGCAGCGAGCGGTACATGCCGTTCTTGGGGACGCCACAGCCGCAAGAGTTGCTAACGCAGGCGTGTGCGATTCTCGGGCAGGGGCAACTCTCGCTGGCGAAGTATCTCATGATCGTCGCCCAGCAGGACGATCCGAATTTGCGAGTCGACAACATTCCGGCGTTCCTGACGCATGCGCTGCAGCGGGCCGATTGGCGCCGCGATTTGCACTTCCACACGCAGACGACGATCGACACGCTCGACTACTCGGGCGCCGGGTTCAACGCTGGTTCGAAGCTCGTGATCGCCGCCACAGGGCCGAAGCGGTTTGAGTTGGCGACAGAATTGCCGCCGATGATGCCCGTACCGAACGGGTTCCGCCATCCGCGGCTGGTGATGCCGGGCGTGTTGGCGGTCGAGGGGCCGCGTTGCCCGGCGCCGTCGTTCGACTACGACGAGTCGGTTCGCGCGCGGACCGAGGCTCGCGACGCAACGGCAGGGGCGATGCGGCAATTCGTGCGCGATCTCGACGTTGCCCACCCGATGAACCAGTTCCGGTTGATCGTCGTCGTCGACGACACGCAGTTCGTGAGCGAGTCGCTCAACAACTTCTTGTGGGCCGTGTTCACGCGTTCGAACCCGGCGGACGACGTGTATGGCATCGACGAGTTCACGAGCGAAAAGCACTGGGGTTGCCGAGGGGCTCTGATCATCGACGCGCGGGTGAAGGCGCACCATGCGCCGGTGCTGGAGGAAGATCCGGAGATCTCGCGACGAGTCGACGCCCTCGGAGCGCTGGGCGGGCCGTTGCATGGGATTATCTAAGAGAACGATTGAACCACGACGGCACAACGTGCACGACGAAAGATTACATTCTTTAATTCATTTGCGCCTTTGCGTGAGACATCGTTCTGATTGATCTCACGCAAAGGCGCTAAGACGCAAAGAGAAAACGAAGATTACGTATGAGTCGTCGTGCCCGCCGTGTCGTCGTGGTTAGTCTTCCGCAGCTAGTCGCCGCCGTAAAACAGGGTATTCTGACTGCATGGCAACACTGACTTTTCACGGCGCCGCGCGCACTGTTACCGGGTCGAAGTATCTGCTCGAGGCTGATGGGGCCCAGGTGCTCGTCGATTGTGGGTTGTTCCAGGGGCTCAAAGAACTGCGGGAGCTCAATTGGAAGCCGACGCCGTTTGATGTGCGGGCGGTTGATGCGGTCGTGCTGACGCATGCCCACCTTGATCACGTCGGCTACCTGCCGCGGATTGTGAAGCAAGGTTTTAATCGTCGCATTTACGCGACCGATGCGACGCGCGATTTGGCGGAGATTATTTTGCTCGACTCGGCGAAGTGCCAGGAGCAGGATGCGGCGTACGCGAACCGCAAGGGATTTTCGAAGCATCAGCCGGCGCTGCCGTTGTACGATGACCGCGACGTCGAGCGGACGCTGAAGCTGTTTCAGCCGGTGCCGCGCGGCGAGTGGTTTACGCCAGCGGCGCCGATCGCGATGCGGTTTCACGATGCGGGGCATTTGCTCGGCTCGAACATGATCGAGGCGGAGATTCGCAACCGGCCCGATCCGCTGCGGATTTTGTTCTCGGGCGATGTGGGCCGCTATGACGGGCCGCTCTATCACGACCCGGCCCCGCCGCCGGAGTGCGACTATCTCGTTTGCGAAAGCACCTACGGCGATCGCGAGCATCCGGAGACGTCGATTCTCGACGCGCTCGAAGAAGTCGTGCGGCGGAGCGTGAAACGGGGCGGCGTCATGCTGATCGCGGCGTTTGCCGTGGGGCGGGCGCAGCAGCTGCTCTACTTGTTTCAGTTGCTGAAGTCGGCGGACCGCATGCCCGACATTCCGATTTTCATCGACAGCCCGATGGCTTGTGACGCGACGGCCGTCTATCGCGAGCATAGCGAAGACCACGATCTGAGCGACGGCGTCCTCGATCCCGACCACCCCGCGCTCGGCGGCCGGAAGGTGATCCTCGCGCGGACGGCGGCCGAGTCGAAGAAGATTAACCAAACGGCCGGGCCGGCGGTGATTATTGCCTCTAGCGGCATGATGACGGGCGGACGGATCGTGCATCACCTGAAGCAGCGGATGCCCGATCCCCGGAACACGATCATCATCGGCGGTTACCAGGCGGTCGGCACGCGTGGGCGATTGATCGAAGATCACGCTCCGTTCGTGCGGATGTTCGGGCAAGATGTGCCGCTGCGGGCGGCGGTGGAGAAGATTCCGGGGCTGAGCGGACATGCCGATCGGAGCGACTTGCTGCGATGGCTGGGGCAATTGTCGCACGCGCCGAAGCAGACGTTCCTCACTCATGGCGAACCGCACGCGGCCGATGCGCTGGCGGAAGAACTGCGAACGACGCGCGGCTGGAACGTGGCGACGCCTGCATTGGGTGAAAAGGTTCAGCTAGATTAGTCAATCGTGTGAATACAGATCTCACGCAAAGGCGCGAAGGCGCAAAGAAATGCGAGAGAATCGTTTCTAGGACCCGTTTTACTTGTGTTCCTTTGCGCCTTCGCGCCTTTGCGTGAGATAATTCTTCAATGAACAACGAAAATGAGGTGACGCAAAGAGAGAACGTCGAGCGAAATCGCCAAGCGATTCTCGCGTCCCCTAGCTATCGGCTCGCCGAGCTTGATCTCGATTTCATCGGCCGGCCCGAGCAGCGGCCGGTGCGGATGCAGTTGGAACTCGACAAGGCCGAGACGGTGCTGCGGGAGCATGGCATTCGCTCGACCGTGGTGGTGTTCGGCGGGACGCAGATCGTGCCGCTAGAGGAAGCCGAAGCTCGGCTTGCCGCGGCGGAGGCGTACTCACTGGAGAATCCCGATCTGCCGCAGGCGAAGCGGGATGTGCAGCGGGCGAAAAGCCGGTTGGCGAAGAGCCACTACTACGACGAAGCCCGGCAGTTTTCGCGGCTCGTTTCGGAGTTCTGCCAACAAGGCGCCAAGTGCGATCTCGTGGTGATGACCGGCGGCGGGCCGGGGATTATGGAGGCGGCGAATCGCGGCGCCTTCGACATCGGCGCCAAGTCGATTGGCCTCAACATCGTGCTGCCGCATGAGCAGGAGCCGAACTCGTACATCACGCCGGAACTTTGCCTGCAGTTCCATTACTTCGCGATGCGGAAGTTCCACTTCATCTTGCGGGCGGCGGCGCTGGTGATTTTTCCCGGCGGCTTCGGCACGCTCGACGAACTGTTCGAAGTCCTCACGCTGCGACAGACGGGCCGGATGCAAGAAATTCCGATCATTATGTACGGGACAGACTACTGGAACCGCGTGATCAACTTCCAGGCGCTGGCGGACGAGGGCGTCGTGGCGGACGATCATTTGAAGCTGATCCACTTCGTTGACTCGCCGGAAGAGGCTTGGCGGCTGGTGGTGGAGTTTCATCGCCTGGGGCCGTGACCGAATGCGTTGGGCGCACGAAAAAGGCTCGGCGGGTTGAACCGCCGAGCCTGCTGACAATCGTTTGCTGCGGGCAGCAAGTGCTTAGAGCGAGCTCGAGTCGGTCATGTCGCCTTCACCGCGGGTGATCAGGGTTCGCATCACTTGCGGGGCGATCGACTCGTTCAGATAGTGGGCGCTGCCGTCGGCGTACACCGCGTCGGCGCCGCCGGGGTGGAACGAGAAGATCTCGTCGTTCGGGCCGCAGTTGTTCGTCGACCAGCGGCACTCCTCCGGGCCGTTGACGGGCGTGGCGTAGTTGTTGATCACTGGCTTCAAGTTCGCGGCCGTCGAGGTCGGCGGGCCGGAGACGCCGTTGCCGGTGTCGGGTTCAGCCCACCGATTGATCGCGCGGTAGCCGCTGGGAGTTTTGTCGGCGGCATTCGGGATTTCATCGTATTTCGATTTCGTGAACGGCTCCATCTCTTCCCAATTGCGGCCGGCGTCCTCGGCGAGGGCGATCGTGTTGCTCGTGCCATCGCTGATGAGGGCCATCTTGGCGGGGACAAGCGCGAGGGCGCCGTCGGCACGCGAGGCGATGTTATCGCGGACGCCGGTGGTGGGATGGATGTCGGTGTAAACGGTCGGCATGAAGTCGGTGCCGCCGTAGCCGGCCGGATCGGGCTGGCGGATGGAATTCGAAGGGCAGAGGAATGCTTCGATTTGCGTTTTGGCGGCGATCTGGTTCTGCGGGGCGGCGAGGTCGTTGTAGCCGTACTTCAAGTTGAACTGAGCGGCGACGGCCGTTTGTTCGAGGTAGGGCAAGATCTGCGTGAAGGTCGAATGGCGATCGAAGCCGGTTTTGGGCGCCGCCGGGTCAGACCAATCGGTCCCTTCGCCGCCGGAGGGGAGCAGCTTTTTGGCCGACTCGAAGTTGAGAATGCCGAGGCCGATTTGACGGGAGTTGTTGAGGCATTGCGAGCGGCGGGCGGCCTCGCGGGCGGCTTGCACTGCCGGCAGCAGCAGAGCCACGAGCACGCCGATGATGGCGATGACGACCAGCAGTTCAACCAGGGTGAAGGCGCGGCGGGGAGAGATGGAGACGCAGCGGCGGAGTGAGGCGGTCGAGGGGCTCGACGACATAGATCAACTGCCTTTTGGGAGGGCCGATCGAGGCGTGGCTGCGGTGAAATGGCTGGCCACGAGAGAACCGCGATCGAAGTGCTGGCAGATTGTGGGGCGCCTGCATGAAGAGTGAGTGAAGGGGGCATGAATTCGGTGCGCGGGGGGGAGGTTGTGGTGCGCAAATGGCGGTAAGTGCGTTTCTGAAGGGTGGGAGGACGCAATCGAGCGCGTCGATTGCCGGCTACCGTCCCTGCCAATACTCGGGTTCGCGGCTCGTATGAGCAACGGCGACAACGGTGAGATAGGTCGCGTCGTTGCGATAGATGATCTGATACGGGAAATGGCGCATCAGAAAGAAGCGATGGCGGGCGTCGCACTTGGCGAATCGTTCAGGAGTCGCCGCGATCAATCGCAGCGATTGATCGAAGTCGTCGTCAAATCGTTGAGCAACTCGCGGGCTGCGTTGAGCGTACCATGTGAGCGCCTCGGCGTATTCCTGCTCAGCCGGCGAGGAGACGACGATCTCAACCATCGAGTCCCGCCTGGCGGCGAACTCGAGCGCGGACTTCGTCCCAAGGAGCTACCGCGATCTCGCCGGCGTCGATGGCGTCGCTACGTCGATTGGCTTCGGCCATCCAGGCTTCCGATGGCAACGGCCAAGCCTCAGGGGGGGTAGCGTCCCAGAGGGCGTGGATAAGTTGCAGGCGCTCCGTTGACGGGAGGAGTTGGGCGGCGGCGAGGATGTCTTGGAGCGTGGACATCGTGGTTGGACGAAAGGCGGTTGGCGTGCGACGTTCTTGAAATTGTACAAGTTGCGAACGAATGGTGCAAAAAACACTTGGTTCTGCGGAATGCCAATAAAAACAGGGCTCCGACGGTATGCGTCGGAGCCCTGGGGATGGGACGGTTGTTGCTGGTTCGCTCCGGCGGGGCGTTGACCCGCGGCTACCTATTTCTTCGCGGCTTCGCGGAGGGTGACCAGGTACGGCACCGGTTCGCGGCCTAAGGCGTTCAGCACGGTGCCGCCGGCGGTGAAGGTGTGGGTCACCCAGTCGGGCTTGCCGTAGCGCTCGAGCGACGTGCCCCCTTCGCCGCCGCCGATGTAAACCTCGACGCCCGCGTCCTTCATCCGCTTCAGTTGCGGGATGAAGTTCTTCGTGCCGGCTTCAAAACGGGCGTCCTCGAACATGCCGAAGACGCCGTTGTGGAAGGCGACGGCGCCCTTGGGGGCCGAGGCGACGAATTCGCCGATCTTTTCTTCGAATAGCTTGCTGCTCTTCGGGCCGATGTCGAACTGCTGCATGCCGGGCTTCAGGGCGTCGACGGTCGAGCCGTCTTCGATCACCGAGTCGCACGGGACGATGAACTCGATCCCCTTCGCACGGCCGTCGGTGACCATCTTCTTGGCTTGCTCGACGCGATCGCGGGGGATGTAGTAGGGCTTGTCGGAATGCGAGGCTTCTTCGGCGGCGCCGATGCAAACTTCCTTGCCGTCGATTTCGCCGATCGCCTTCCGCAGCGCCATCGCCAGCGAACCGGCGGCGAAGACCTTGCGGATCGTGCCGCGGCCGATCATCGCTTCGAGGTCGTCGAGCTTGTCGATCTTCAAACCGCTGAAGACAACCAGCTGCGTTTGCAGGCACTTGCGCATCGGGCCGTCGAACTCGCCGGCGACGTACTTGCCGAGGGCGACCTGGTCCATCGCGGCGGGGACGATCGTCGAGCTAGCGTCGAGGCTGCCGGCCGAGAGGGCTTCGTTGACGTAAACCTTGGCGACCTTCGCGGCGAGTTCGTTGGAGAACTTGGCAAGCGGCTCGGCCAGCTTCGCGGCGTCGGCAGGCTTCGCCTTCCAGAGAACGCGCTCGATGTCGTAGCGGCGGGTGTTTTCGAGCATCAACACGCTGCCCGGCTTGGCGGCGTCGATCTTCGCCTTCACGGCGTCGGGGATCGTGTTCGTGGTGGCGTCGAACCAGTCGGTGACGAGTTCCACCGGCTGGCCGAGAATTTCGCCCAGGCGGGCGGCGACCTTGTTGAGCGACTTCTCCGGCTCGCGGCCGATGTGGCCGAAGATGATTTGCTTCCAGCCGCGCTCGATGCCGTACTTCAGGGTGTCGACCATCGAACGGAGGCGGACGTCGCCCTCGCCGATCGTGGCGCCTGGCTTGGCGTCGACGTCGCCGCGGATGAGGACCGGCGTGCCGCTGGGGACGCTGGCGAGTGAATCCAACCGCGGAATGGCATTGAGG
This sequence is a window from Lacipirellula parvula. Protein-coding genes within it:
- a CDS encoding PstS family phosphate ABC transporter substrate-binding protein; this encodes MGIRTHVSRRLATFLAIATLMAFTAAPLHAVEPHLANAVAAVPAQEADLLGGLPPYLPKAPISGKLSVAGSSAMNQLALLWADGLKHIHPDAKLDVAMFESGQVLPKLGAGEMEIGLISRPLTETELKQGGIVAIATAKDVLGVVVHPDNPLEQLTMEQGVKILQDPEAAENPGAKTWGDVGVTGSLAKTPINLYGRSTGTGAWGYLVNRFLGEGAKSRAGKDCNGYAQICEAVTKDPGGVGYLSLSLAPATKGKVLPLVLNTGEVVPAPKMGEAVDPRYPLVRQLYVVVKWEAGKPMPPMTEELLRYVLSRSGQEDAVKAGLLPLRRDEVLASRDALGWTGAH
- a CDS encoding MBL fold metallo-hydrolase RNA specificity domain-containing protein; protein product: MATLTFHGAARTVTGSKYLLEADGAQVLVDCGLFQGLKELRELNWKPTPFDVRAVDAVVLTHAHLDHVGYLPRIVKQGFNRRIYATDATRDLAEIILLDSAKCQEQDAAYANRKGFSKHQPALPLYDDRDVERTLKLFQPVPRGEWFTPAAPIAMRFHDAGHLLGSNMIEAEIRNRPDPLRILFSGDVGRYDGPLYHDPAPPPECDYLVCESTYGDREHPETSILDALEEVVRRSVKRGGVMLIAAFAVGRAQQLLYLFQLLKSADRMPDIPIFIDSPMACDATAVYREHSEDHDLSDGVLDPDHPALGGRKVILARTAAESKKINQTAGPAVIIASSGMMTGGRIVHHLKQRMPDPRNTIIIGGYQAVGTRGRLIEDHAPFVRMFGQDVPLRAAVEKIPGLSGHADRSDLLRWLGQLSHAPKQTFLTHGEPHAADALAEELRTTRGWNVATPALGEKVQLD
- a CDS encoding TIGR00730 family Rossman fold protein; protein product: MNNENEVTQRENVERNRQAILASPSYRLAELDLDFIGRPEQRPVRMQLELDKAETVLREHGIRSTVVVFGGTQIVPLEEAEARLAAAEAYSLENPDLPQAKRDVQRAKSRLAKSHYYDEARQFSRLVSEFCQQGAKCDLVVMTGGGPGIMEAANRGAFDIGAKSIGLNIVLPHEQEPNSYITPELCLQFHYFAMRKFHFILRAAALVIFPGGFGTLDELFEVLTLRQTGRMQEIPIIMYGTDYWNRVINFQALADEGVVADDHLKLIHFVDSPEEAWRLVVEFHRLGP
- the pgk gene encoding phosphoglycerate kinase codes for the protein MPTTTEKTQQLITTLLAGREANPSLELVDYLNAIPRLDSLASVPSGTPVLIRGDVDAKPGATIGEGDVRLRSMVDTLKYGIERGWKQIIFGHIGREPEKSLNKVAARLGEILGQPVELVTDWFDATTNTIPDAVKAKIDAAKPGSVLMLENTRRYDIERVLWKAKPADAAKLAEPLAKFSNELAAKVAKVYVNEALSAGSLDASSTIVPAAMDQVALGKYVAGEFDGPMRKCLQTQLVVFSGLKIDKLDDLEAMIGRGTIRKVFAAGSLAMALRKAIGEIDGKEVCIGAAEEASHSDKPYYIPRDRVEQAKKMVTDGRAKGIEFIVPCDSVIEDGSTVDALKPGMQQFDIGPKSSKLFEEKIGEFVASAPKGAVAFHNGVFGMFEDARFEAGTKNFIPQLKRMKDAGVEVYIGGGEGGTSLERYGKPDWVTHTFTAGGTVLNALGREPVPYLVTLREAAKK
- a CDS encoding addiction module protein; the encoded protein is MSTLQDILAAAQLLPSTERLQLIHALWDATPPEAWPLPSEAWMAEANRRSDAIDAGEIAVAPWDEVRARVRRQAGLDG
- a CDS encoding DUF1559 domain-containing protein yields the protein MSSSPSTASLRRCVSISPRRAFTLVELLVVIAIIGVLVALLLPAVQAAREAARRSQCLNNSRQIGLGILNFESAKKLLPSGGEGTDWSDPAAPKTGFDRHSTFTQILPYLEQTAVAAQFNLKYGYNDLAAPQNQIAAKTQIEAFLCPSNSIRQPDPAGYGGTDFMPTVYTDIHPTTGVRDNIASRADGALALVPAKMALISDGTSNTIALAEDAGRNWEEMEPFTKSKYDEIPNAADKTPSGYRAINRWAEPDTGNGVSGPPTSTAANLKPVINNYATPVNGPEECRWSTNNCGPNDEIFSFHPGGADAVYADGSAHYLNESIAPQVMRTLITRGEGDMTDSSSL
- a CDS encoding UbiD family decarboxylase, which codes for MSYASLRECVDDLERRRQLVRIESPVDAHLEAAAIHRRVHAAGGPALYFANVTGCRFPMVSNLYGTMERTRLMFRDALHGVERLVQLRANPQAAAKEFWKYWQAPLDARFMLPKSVTSGPIFAGQTTLSQLPQMQSWPRDGGPFVTLPIVYSEDVREPGLRRSNLGMYRVQLAGNQYQRDAEIGLHYQIHRSIGVHHEAARRAGEPFRVNVFVGGPPSLAVAAVMPLPEGMSELGFAGALGRRRVRMIRRPGALPIMADADFCIVGTIDPDRLLPEGPFGDHLGYYSLAHDFPVLKVEAVYHRRDAIWPFTVVGRPPQEDTMFGELIHELTGPMIPVVLPGVKGVNAVDAAGVHPLLLAIGSERYMPFLGTPQPQELLTQACAILGQGQLSLAKYLMIVAQQDDPNLRVDNIPAFLTHALQRADWRRDLHFHTQTTIDTLDYSGAGFNAGSKLVIAATGPKRFELATELPPMMPVPNGFRHPRLVMPGVLAVEGPRCPAPSFDYDESVRARTEARDATAGAMRQFVRDLDVAHPMNQFRLIVVVDDTQFVSESLNNFLWAVFTRSNPADDVYGIDEFTSEKHWGCRGALIIDARVKAHHAPVLEEDPEISRRVDALGALGGPLHGII
- a CDS encoding type II toxin-antitoxin system RelE/ParE family toxin, whose translation is MVEIVVSSPAEQEYAEALTWYAQRSPRVAQRFDDDFDQSLRLIAATPERFAKCDARHRFFLMRHFPYQIIYRNDATYLTVVAVAHTSREPEYWQGR